A genomic stretch from Zeimonas sediminis includes:
- a CDS encoding alpha/beta fold hydrolase: MARSLSTDTDSSTGARAVSAQAFRFAQLPSGARIAWTRSGASGAPTLVRVAHWLTNVEYDLRSPIWRPWVERLSRSFRLVRYDERGCGLSGDDARPRGLEPWMEELEAVIGASVDAAREPKVALLGVSGAAAIAIAYAVRHPERVSHLVLLGGFLHGALHRCRTPEERGFLEAQWRLVEFGWGRDDPAVREFFSSRFVPDATPEVRAGMNEQQRRSCDGPRAAEIMRARAELDVRALAPQVTVPTLVLHCEGDRAVPVELGHDIAASIPGARFESLPSANHVPLGHEPAFTRFCDAVVDFVTGAGEAPRLTPRERELAGLVAQGLDNAQIAARLGVADKTVRNALSALYAKLGVDNRARAVARSRDLGL; encoded by the coding sequence ATGGCGCGTTCCTTGTCCACAGACACCGACTCGTCGACCGGCGCGCGCGCGGTCTCAGCCCAGGCATTCCGTTTTGCGCAATTGCCCTCCGGGGCGCGCATCGCCTGGACCCGCAGTGGTGCCTCCGGCGCGCCGACGCTGGTTCGGGTGGCGCACTGGCTCACGAATGTCGAGTACGACCTGCGCTCCCCGATCTGGCGCCCGTGGGTGGAGCGGCTGAGCCGCTCGTTCCGCCTGGTGCGCTACGACGAACGTGGCTGCGGCCTGTCGGGCGACGACGCGCGGCCGCGGGGGCTGGAACCCTGGATGGAGGAACTCGAGGCCGTGATCGGGGCCTCGGTCGACGCCGCGCGCGAGCCGAAGGTGGCGCTGCTCGGGGTCAGCGGCGCAGCGGCGATTGCGATCGCCTATGCGGTGCGGCACCCGGAGCGGGTCTCGCACCTCGTGTTGCTGGGCGGCTTTCTGCACGGCGCCCTGCATCGGTGCCGCACGCCCGAGGAGCGCGGCTTCCTGGAAGCGCAGTGGCGGCTGGTGGAGTTCGGTTGGGGGCGGGACGACCCCGCAGTGCGGGAGTTCTTCAGCAGTCGCTTCGTGCCGGACGCCACGCCCGAGGTTCGCGCGGGCATGAACGAGCAGCAGCGCCGCAGTTGCGACGGACCGCGCGCGGCCGAGATCATGCGGGCGCGGGCCGAACTCGATGTGCGCGCGCTCGCGCCGCAGGTGACCGTGCCGACCCTGGTCCTGCACTGCGAAGGCGACCGCGCCGTGCCGGTCGAGCTCGGCCACGACATCGCGGCTTCGATTCCCGGCGCACGCTTCGAGTCGCTGCCCTCGGCCAATCACGTGCCGCTGGGGCACGAGCCGGCTTTCACCCGGTTCTGCGACGCAGTCGTCGACTTCGTCACGGGCGCTGGCGAGGCGCCCCGGCTCACGCCCCGCGAACGCGAGCTCGCCGGCCTGGTCGCGCAGGGCCTGGACAACGCGCAGATCGCCGCGCGCCTTGGCGTGGCCGACAAGACGGTGCGCAACGCCCTGTCGGCCCTGTACGCCAAGCTGGGCGTGGACAACCGCGCCCGCGCCGTCGCACGGTCCCGGGACCTCGGCCTGTAG
- a CDS encoding CDP-alcohol phosphatidyltransferase family protein: MRHLPNVITLLRLALVPVIATLLYQDRHDEAFGCFVVSALSDFADGQIARRWNLESRFGAVADPLADKLTMMTVTVLLAMQQALPWWFASVLVVRDLVIVAGALAYRLVAGGLEMTPTRISKINTVLQFLLLLAVLAVLAGHLQGGLWVDLLMWTTLATMAISGAHYVLAWGRKAVLLQ, encoded by the coding sequence ATGCGCCACCTGCCCAACGTCATCACGCTGCTGCGCCTGGCCCTGGTGCCGGTGATCGCGACGCTCCTGTACCAGGACAGGCACGACGAGGCGTTCGGCTGCTTCGTGGTGTCCGCGCTCTCCGACTTCGCCGACGGACAGATCGCCCGCCGCTGGAACCTGGAGAGCCGGTTCGGCGCCGTGGCCGACCCGCTCGCCGACAAACTGACGATGATGACGGTGACCGTGCTGCTCGCGATGCAGCAGGCGCTTCCCTGGTGGTTCGCGTCCGTGCTGGTGGTGCGCGACCTGGTGATCGTCGCCGGAGCGCTGGCCTACCGGCTGGTGGCGGGCGGCCTGGAAATGACGCCGACGCGGATCTCCAAGATCAATACGGTGCTGCAGTTCCTGCTGCTGCTGGCCGTGCTCGCGGTGCTGGCGGGGCATCTCCAGGGCGGCCTGTGGGTCGACCTGCTGATGTGGACGACGCTGGCGACGATGGCGATCTCCGGCGCGCACTACGTGCTCGCCTGGGGCCGCAAGGCCGTACTCCTTCAGTGA
- a CDS encoding DUF2798 domain-containing protein gives MNARTTPQKTFLGTPRIPARYAGIVMPLLLSLLMTLVVSLISTLRALGPIDGFLGTWLGAWGLSWLVAFPTLLLVLPIVRRLTAALVESG, from the coding sequence ATGAACGCTCGCACGACCCCGCAGAAGACTTTCCTGGGCACGCCCCGGATTCCGGCCCGCTACGCGGGCATCGTGATGCCGCTGCTGCTGTCGCTGCTCATGACCCTGGTCGTGTCGCTGATCAGCACGCTGCGAGCGCTGGGACCGATCGACGGTTTCCTCGGCACCTGGCTGGGCGCCTGGGGGCTATCGTGGCTGGTCGCGTTTCCGACGCTTCTCCTGGTGCTGCCGATCGTGCGGCGGCTGACCGCGGCGCTGGTCGAATCCGGCTGA